In Pseudomonas hamedanensis, a single window of DNA contains:
- a CDS encoding type II toxin-antitoxin system RelE/ParE family toxin codes for MRQWCWSIRCSKRDARIDALPVNWSKPALGDLADIIEYVEQSNTVASFALQQKLSAAAQRLSWAPHGFRSGRIPGTREMVINSNYLLVYRVTDHINILTVLHARKKYP; via the coding sequence ATGAGGCAATGGTGCTGGTCGATCAGATGCTCGAAGAGAGACGCAAGAATCGACGCGCTGCCGGTTAACTGGAGTAAACCGGCTCTTGGAGATCTGGCTGACATCATCGAATACGTTGAACAAAGCAACACTGTCGCTTCATTTGCACTGCAGCAAAAGCTCAGCGCCGCAGCGCAAAGGCTTTCGTGGGCACCGCATGGTTTTCGCTCCGGTCGAATACCGGGCACTCGCGAAATGGTCATTAACTCGAATTATTTACTGGTCTATCGGGTGACAGACCACATCAATATTCTGACCGTGTTGCACGCCCGAAAAAAATATCCATAA